One window of the Pyrus communis chromosome 17, drPyrComm1.1, whole genome shotgun sequence genome contains the following:
- the LOC137722014 gene encoding uncharacterized protein produces MAYQMHTDEERCLLFPSILSSEALNWYCRLTPETVYSFEELRKLFVSQHIFQTDRLHSADDLYTILQKLDESLREYIGRFSHEYSHCAEADNKTTLKVFTTGLRECFFKYMINANTWKTYFEVMAQAYNHASAEARTYQGKPHMAIPYQQVGNESQIQPSEKTSTFQMTLHLPLLYLVHYQDNRHINLRSMGHYHDNQGYRYDNARPQAVNAVDQLHVKTNPISSSGTPLSECSNKAMKNSERTLRSSHQVFHVEDISGAKYQKPNWDPICFYPEEERGIVYPHSDSLIVKAHITNFDVRWILVDTGASINIMFAEAFRALNVAEHLLDPSVTPLINFSGDIVQPLGNIHLPFTISTGPYTTTITTNFLVVDCPTAYNVIFGRIGINYLKAMVSTHMLLMKFPTPSGNGYIRRDQLSA; encoded by the exons ATGGCATATCAGATGCATACTGATGAAGAACGATGTCTTCTCTTCCCCTCCATCCTCTCTAGTGAAGCTTTGAACTGGTATTGCCGTCTTACACCTGAGACGGTATATTCTTTTGAGGAGCTGAGAAAACTATTTGTTTCTCAACATATCTTCCAGACCGATCGTTTGCATTCTGCAGATGACTTGTACACTATTCTCCAGAAGCTAGACGAGTCACTACGTGAGTATATTGGTCGCTTCAGCCATGAATATTCTCATTGCGCTGAGGCAGATAACAAGACTACCCTCAAGGTCTTCACGACGGGCTTACGTGAgtgtttcttcaagtacatgatcaatgccaacacttggaagacttacttTGAGGTGATGGCACAAGCCTACAACCATGCATCTGCTGAAGCAAGGACATACCAGGGGAAACCCCATATGGCTATCCCCTATCAACAAGTAGGGAATGAAAGCCAAATCCAGCCAAGTGAAAAAACCTCGACCTTCCAGATGACTTTGCATCTCCCCCTGCTTTACCTAGTGCATTACCAGGATAACAGACATATCAATCTCAGG AGTATGGGACACTATCACGATAACCAAGGGTATCGTTACGATAATGCCCGCCCTCAGGCAGTTAATGCAGTGGACCAATTGCATGTCAAGACAAACCCTATCTCAAG CAGTGGCACACCCCTATCTGAATGTTCCAACAAGGCCATGAAAAATAGTGAACGAACTTTGAGGTCTAGCCACCAAGTATTTCATGTGGAAGACATTAGTGGAGCCAAGTATCAAAAGCCTAATTGGGATCCAATATGTTTCTACCCTGAAGAGGAAAGAGGCATCGTCTACCCTCACAGCGACTCATTGATTGTGAAGGCTCACATAACCAACTTTGATGTACGATGGATCCTTGTAGACACAGGTGCTTCGATCAATATCATGTTCGCCGAAGCTTTCAGGGCACTTAATGTAGCTGAACACTTGCTCGACCCCTCAGTTACTCCCTTGATAAACTTTTCTGGTGATATCGTACAACCTTTGGGGAACATACACTTACCATTTACCATTAGTACAGGCCCTTACACAACTACTATTACCACTAATTTCCTTGTGGTCGACTGCCCGACGGCATACAATGTCATCTTTGGACGCATAGGCATCAATTATCTTAAGGCCATGGTATCCACACATATGTTGCTAATGAAGTTTCCAACACCTTCTGGTAATGGTTACATCAGAAGAGATCAACTTAGTGCATGA